The region ctaaaTTTTGATTTGTCTTGTGCTTGAATGGTTATAAACTGATTGAATCGGTTAATATCAAAATGGACTTGAACGAGTAGTTGGCTAGACGTATtcgttcgcccactaggagttagtgtgggtgccagtcatggcaggttgggtcgtgacagagagAGAAATGATAGCCATGTATTAATGGGAATATTTCGGTAGTTGAGTAGGATGTTACATGGATGACTTGGCACTTGTAACAATTTCAAGAATTATACAATTATTGAGTAGGCTCCTAACCTGAGCCTTAGAGACCTGGTCTCTGGGCTGTTTCATGATAGATTTTGGTAGAAACTCTGAAATGTGCACTGTCGTGTACGCCAACTTTGCCTTCCAAGATTGCTATGCGTGTACACCTGTAACAGTGTAAAGATGAGTTAGATGCTTGTTGAAAAACACTTTATTGCATTGCAGCTCTCCCCTTTACATagccaaaaatattttggacGCTTAGTTAGGCTTGATCAAGCCCAGCTCCAAAtgatttctttcaaaatgcTCCCTACTCAACGCTATTGTGAAGTTGTCAACAACTTGGTCCTCTGTCTTGCAGAACTCCACACGTATCAGACCTTTTTCAACATTATCTCTTAGAAAGTTATGTCTGACATCGATGTGTTTGGTTCGTTTATGGTGAACTGTATTCTTAGCCATATTGAGTGCACTTGTATTGTCATATAGTAAAGGAACACAGTCAACGAGAACACCGAAGTCTTCAAGTTGTTGATTGATCCACAACAGTTCAGCACAACAAGAAGCAGTAGCAACATATTCGGCGTCGGCAGTTGAAAGAGCAACTGAGTTTTGTTTCTTCGTACCCCAAGATATTAGACACGATCCTAGAAAATGAGCCATTCCAGATGTGCTTTTTCTGTGGACCAAGTAACCAACATGGTCAGCGTCTGTATATCCAACCAATGCAAAGTTGTCTCCTATGGGATAGTAAAGGAAAAGGTCTGGCGTTCCCTTGAGATATCTCAAAATTCTCTTGGCAGCCTTCAAGTGAGATTCCTTGGGACTTGATTAAAGTCAAGCACATAGTCTGACACTAAATACAATATCAGGCCTGCTGGCTGTTAGATACAAAAGAGATCCCATGATAGCTCTGCACATTGTCTCATTCTTGGATCACCAGATTCATCGATATCAAATCGAGTGGCAGTAGCTATCGGAGTGTCGGTAGGCTTGGCATTCTCCATTTCAAAACGTTTAAGAAACTTCTTGATATATTTTTGTTAACTGATCATAAAACCCTGTGGAGTCTGCTTTACTTGTAAACCAATGAAAAAGTTCATCTCACCCATCATGCTCATCTCGAAATCACTTCCCATCAGCTTTGCAAAGTCCTTACACAGTAAATCATTTGTGGCTCTAAAGATGATGTCATCTACACACACTTGTACAATCAACAGacttcttcctctcttcttcAGGAATAGAGTGTTGTCAATCTTTCCTCTGGTGAAaccattttcaagcaaaaaatTTTAACAATCTTTCATACCAAGCTCGAGGGGCTTGTTTCGGACCATATAAAGCTTTGTCAAGTTTGAACACATGTTACGGATGTTCATGATTTTTGAAGCCTGAGGTTGCTTGATGAACACTTCTTCCTTTAAATACCCATTTAGAAAGGCACTCTTGACATCCATTTGGAACAAAGCTTTGAATTCCATATACAAAAGCTATAAGAATCCTGATTGCCTCCATTCTGGCCACTGGAGCAAACGTCTCATCATAGtctattcctttttcttgattgtaGCCTTGAAATACCATCTTGCCTTATTTCTGGTGGTATTCCCAAGCTCATCAAGCTTGTTATGGAACACTTATCTGGTGCCTATCACAGTTCTATCTGATGGCCGAGGGACCAGGTGCCATACTTTGTTTCTTTCGAATTGATGAAGTTTTTCTTGCATAGCAGCTATCCGGTCGGCATCTTTTAAGGCTTCTTTGATATTCTTAGGCTCAATTTGAGATAGAAATGCTGAAAAGGTAAATAGGTTTCTTGCCTTAGATCTGGTTTAGATCTGGTTTGAATGCCTGAGTTTAGAGGAGTAATTACATTGTGAAGAGGGTGAGCTCCTTTGAGCATCCAGGTGGATGTTTGAATAGCAGTAGTATATGAACTGGCTTCTTCATTGTTAGATCTTTTGTTAGAATCCATTGATCCATTTCCACCACTTCCTTGATCGGCTTCAGAAGTTCCTGATATAGCATCTGCCACTCTATGCATAGCTTCTAGGGTAGTGATCTGAGAGGCAGGTTCCTATTGAGAATTATCAACATTTTCTTCATCGACTAATTTGATTTGATTCATCAGCTCAGTCTTCTCATTGGAGATTTCAATGTCTTTATCtagaaattttgggaaaactccaTCTTCCTCTTCATCATGAGTAACCCTTATATCCCCTTGACAGCTAGACTCATCGAAAATTACATGTACACTTTCCTCCTCAGTTTGTGTCCTTTTGTTGTAGACTTTGTATGCTTTGCTATAAGAAGAATACTCGAGGAAGATACCCTTATCACTTTTGGCATCAAATTTTCCTAGAGCttccttgttgttgttgagtatAAAGCATTTGCAGCTAAAAGCTCTTAAGTAAGTCAACTTGGGCTTTCTTCCATTTAACAGCTCGTATGGAGTTTTTTCAAGTAGAGACCTGATCATACATCTGTTTATTACATGATAAGTAGTGTTCACGGCTTCCGCGCAGAAACTTTTGGTCACCCAACTGGCTATTAACATTGTTCTAGCCATATTTTCAAGAGTTCTGTTTTTTCGCTCCACAGcaccattttgttgaggtgtTCTAGGGGCAGAAAAATTGTGACTGATACCATTTTCAATACAGAAATTATCGAACTAAGTATTAACAAATTCAGTCCCATGATCAGATTTGAGGCTCACGACTAGGGTCCTAAGCTTTGCTTGGATCTTCTTAACAAAGACGTGAAACACAGGAAATGTCTCATTTTTGCTTTTCAAGAACAAGGTCCAGGTGAACCTAGAGTAGTTATCAATTATTAAAAACATATATTTCTTTCCTCCTCTGCTGGATATTCTCATTGGTCCACAGAGATCCATATGAAGAAGTTCAAGGGGCCTCGAGGTACTACTTCTTTCTTGGGTTTAAAGGAAGATCTCACCTGCTTCCTTCTTATGCAAGCATTGTGATCCTTTAACTTTACCTTTGGTAATTCACGAACCAGGTCTTTCACAGCGAGTTTGTTTAATAACAAAAAGCTTGCATGCCCTAGTCTTCTATGCCAGAGCTCAGGATCTTCTTCAATCGCACTCAGATAGGTCAAATCACTTCTGTCTTGGGAGCCAAAGTCTGTGACATATACATTTTTGAATCTCTTGGAAACCAGAACCATTTCACCAGTTTTGAGACTTGTGACTGTGCAAGAGCAAGGCAGGAACTTGACTTCATTTCGCCTATCACAGATTTGAGACACGCTTAACAGGCTATACTTCAGACCATTTACGAAGTATACATTTTCTATGGCATGAGCAAGTGTCTTCCCAACGTTGTCTACTCCAAGAATGAACCCCTTCTTACAGTTTCCAGAGGATACACTCCCACCTTGAAAAGCTTTGAGTGAGAGAAAGTTGTCCTTTCACCGGTCATGTGCTTTGAGCAGCCGCTATCCATGTACTATTTTTTACCTCTTCCATCTGTTTCATTCTTGACTTTCTCATCTTCACTATCTGGATCTGACTTGGCCATAAGCGAGACGATTGACTCATATTCATCGCAAGCTTGCTTGGGAATAAAATTCCTTTTGATGGATCTTGTGTCCCTTCTGATCATCCTTTGAAACTTGCCGGTGAAATTTTCCATGTCGGACTCATCATTTACCCGTGGTAGTGTTATCATCGAGTATCCTTCTTTTGAGTTTGGTGGAGCAGCCATTAGACTGAGGATCTTTTCTTGGTGTTAGCCTTTTAGAAAgggcctgctctgataccaactgataTAGGTTGTGCGTTCACCAAACAGTAtagagggacctggttgtgtaccagtttCCTTATGCAATCTAGTATGTAAAGGACATAGGattttaccgtggaaaactccttgctcaaggaattaaaaatcatgacctaccccagtaggatttcaactccactacacgagcgAATTTAGGATACAACTCTATAGTAAGCTAGCAATTAACTCCATAATACCTCaaccttacaataacgcttatgtaAACTAACCCCTGTAGACCCTCCACACTTGCAATAATCCGATTGCAAGCTACTTcacttagctaactctagctaaggaccactaatacacctagactaactctagcgcAGTGTACcactgtaacacctcgtaccgcTAACTATCCTATTTTCATGATTcggggacttagaaaccaagacaAAAATGTTAGAAGTGGAAAAATAGGGCCAGAACGTTAAAAACACGTTTTACGTCaaaaagtacggcccgtactatGAAGTACGGGACATACAATGAAGACGTATTTTGAGGGGAGGGGTTCTGAATTCACTGGTTTTGCAAGGCAAAGTACACCCAGTGATGTACGAGGGGTACATCaaagtacggaccgtactttCATCCCGTACATTACACGAACAACTAGGCCACCCACTAGAATTTAGCATCTAAGTACGAGACGTACCTTAGCCCATACATTGCCCACGTCTATCAGAAACTATAAATACCAGGGGTTCAGTTCTAAATTCACTTTTCACCAgtttccaagccctagaacgagcAGCTCTCTTTCTCCATCaccaagaacactaaggtaagcAACCCTAACCTACTCCGAGTGGATTCTAACATATATCTATGAAAAATAAGCAAGAATTCATTgctcttaacctagggtttcaagaaaacacatctaagggttcaagacttaggcttttgggattcttctcaatGTTCAGACCTTtcttacaagttttggagcgtatacaggtatgtgaagctaactatctacgttaagCAATGTTTATTATTCTCCCTACACCTCGTTCTCCATGTTTATCAAAAATTGACTCCAAATACAGTTATGCCCTAGTTTCATGAATAGTTATCGAACTTCTATCTTCTAGggatatagtttcataattcgttcatggctatcattttgaatatcatgaactcagtatGTAATCATTATGGACTTATGTATTGAtatcacatgagtctcagttAGTGTATAATCAGTTATTTTCTTAAGTTCCATAATAAAAAATAGTTATCATGCTATCAGTTATATCTCAGTCTCAGTATCATgaattgtttaatgttgaatGCTTGTATCTATATTTtaggccctaggccacagttttatgcatacgtattgcttggTCCTGAGGCCACGCTTTTTTGTGCACATTTATTTAGGCCCAAGGCCACAGTTTATATTTATAGTTATACAAGTGATTCTTTATTCAGAACAAGGAGTACTTCAGATCCTTACCTCCCTGTATAGTTCAGTTACAGttatcagtttcagtttcagtacttatatttctttcttttagtttaCAAACCagaacaattcaaatgtgctgatgtccctttttattgcttgggggcctgcatcGCAACGACTTACAGGTTAACAATCCAGCTAGCTAGGACTTGCACGTATCAGTTGCTTAGTAAGCCCCAGTTCCTCTGGAGTGTTATCCTACTTTCAGTCTTTCCAAGTTTTACATAGTTATCTTTTCTGTAttcattagaggcttcatagacatgGTCTAATCAGTCAGATATTAGCAGACCTTGAAATGTTAGGCTTGTCGGCATTTATCTCAGATGTTTTAAACTTGAACCAGTAACTCCACATTTAATATATTTCAGTCAGACTTTTAGTAGATCAACATGTATtagtcttatttccttattattggatgtttgatatcacatgttgattcagccagcctatgggctcgctcgatcacatgcaattaggcaccgagtgtcgtgttacccCCAGGTCatggttcggggtgtgacaaagcttggtatcagagcactaggttcaagtgtcttagggagtctatgaagtcGTGTCTAGTGGGGTCGCCTTTATATATGTAAGGGCCCCACATATATAAACAGTtaaccaccaagacattcaggatttgTTTCACTTTTTTCATACTCTAGttcgtgcagttagagcagtactttTAGGAATTCTTATAACTCGTGCGAATTACGTATTTTAGAAATGGCGCCAAAAAGGAAGTACAACAAGAGGACTTCAGCTACTAGCCAGAGGGCTACCGCTAATGCAGCCCCATAAGAGAACACTCAGGCTTAGACGGCCACCCCAGCTAATGCTACAGCTGCACCTCCCAATGCTTCGGATGCGGATGTTAGAGGAGCTATTTAGCTGCTCACTCAAATTTTGGCTAACCAGGCCCAGCGACAAGAAACGGCCCCTAGCTCAGGTGCTAGTAGTGGGTTGAACAGTTCTAGGACTCAGGAGTTTCTGCGGATGACGCCACCAGTGTTTAGGGCTGGGCGTTCGGTATTCGATTCGGTATTTTTAAAGTTCGGGTTTGGTAATTCGGTAATCGGTAATTGAATGTATATACCAAATACCGAActttcaaacttcggttcggtaattcggtaatcggtaaatcaaacttcggttcggtaagGTATTCGGTAATACCATTTTTTTGCTAGTAGTTGCATTCATTCTCTAACAGTTTGATTAAATAAACTCCAAAGTACAAGTCAATGAAGTCATCAGACAAATAACAACGAGAAGTCAAAATAAAGGTTGAAACAGGTGTACATATATAAAGCACAACACCAGAACAGCTACTGCCCACTGTCCAACAACAAAAGATAGAGAAATATATAAAGCACAACACCAGAATAGCTAATGCCTACTGCCCACTATCCAATAACAAAAGATAGAGAAATATATAAAGCACAACACCAGAACAGCTACTGCCCACTGTCCAACAACAAAAGATAGAGAAATATATacttttgttaaaaatattcaaacaatctgTCTTCTTTGCCCTACGACTAAGCAGCCATGTATCATTTACCCCGTTTAGCTTTCTCTCGGTGGAACTGTTAAACATAGaagagttatttgcaaaatgCTCAATTGTTAATCTATTTTGATAGTAATAAAATTGAAGCACAACACCAGAACAGCTATTGCCCACTGTCCAACAACAAAAGATAGAGAaattatgaagttgttgtaCTGCTACTGCCCATTGTCCAGAAAATGGAAGCTCTAATATCATTCAAAGAAAAATCCAGTCCTTGCTCAAATTCGTGGATCAGAGAGCATTGAACTGCAAAACGCCAAAACCTCAATCAGTAAACACATTTGGCAGTTTTGCTACTAATACGCAttgtaataaacaaaacaacTAAATTGTAGCTCAAGTTGCAATTAGTATATTGATCGGAGGCGTAATATATCAGTTATGAATATTTAGCTAATATTAACATATGAATCGATTTCTAACTCAAATTTGTGGATCAGAGAGCATTCAACTATTCAATACAATAAACGCATTCAACAGCTGCAGCATAACACACATCGCAATAAGCAAAGCAGCTGAGAATTTTAGCTCAAATTCAGCACAAAGCATCTATTCGGCTAATTATTTTCAATCTGATTACTTATCTTCTAGATACAATAAAATACGCAGAGAGATAGGGGACTGAACTCTTAATACAGTATCAAATCGCCTGCTTACAAAAGCAATAGATTCAACTACATGAATAATAATTTCAGCAAACAATTTGAAACTAATATTCAACGATAAGCTTTTGGATCAGAGAGCATTGAAGTTCAAAATCTCAATCTTACCTGAGGCATCTTGCGATTACAAATCAAGAACGAGGGAATCTTTTGAGCTATCAACCATATCTAAAAAGAATTTAAGATGTGTCAACAATTAAACtaagtaaaaatatataaaacaaaatacaaaaactGAAAAACATACCAAGTTCAAGTTTCATAAGATCATTAAAATCTTATTCAACATTTACGGGATAAGGCTCATTTCAACGCCAATCTTGAAGACAAATAACAGCTTGGACCAATTTCGAGTCAAAGAACTCTAAATGAATCAAGAATACGCCCCGGTGCTAAATGCACATTCCGATGCCACACTAGAAATAGGAATTGCCAACACATCACGAGCCATCTCGGAAAGAATTTTATATCTAGGAGAATGAGCTTTCCACCATGATAAGATATCAAAAttatcctcatcatcattatcatcatcattcgGCTCTAGTTCTTCACTAAGATACTTTTCCAACTCCGACTTACCACCCAAACCTGTACCATCTTGTTTGTTCCTCTTCATTTGGATCCTATTTCTCACTTTTGCTGATTTTGTGCTAGTGTTAGAGCTAGATGAATCCGATGTCTGACCCGATGAATCAGAGAGAGAAGATGTGCGTCGAGATACATTAGAGAATTTTGCTACATACTCTTCAAACATAGATTTCATGTAAGTCACCacttcatcttttatttcactCTCCTTTTCATCTCCAATCATACCCTCAAGTGCGTCGCCAACATACTCAAGTTTGTTACGAGGATCTAAGATAGAGGCAATAAAAAGCACCTTATTCATTTTTTCAGGAGCACCCCAATACTTGACAAACTTTTCTATCATTTTTCTCCCATTTTTGCCAAAGAAGGATCATCATCTTCCATACACTCTCTTAAATGATTGTGAAGCTCAACTATATCTTCAAAGTGACCATTAGAAGTGACATAAAGTGAACCTGAAACCTTCTCAGTTAGATCATAAAACCTTTTAAGAAATATTACCATGTTTCTCACCTTTTGCCAATCATCACTTTCAAGTACACCTGCAATACTTCCATCTTCACAAACATGAGTAGCAAGATAAGTTGACAATCCACCATCTTCAAGATCAAACCTATCAAATGCACTCTCAAAATGTTGCATCCAACATCAAGTAGGTCAAATTCCATCGGGTCGAAACATCTAAACATAATGACTTCTTACTGTCCATGTTTTATAGTTCACAACATTCCGCAAATTTTCTAATCCTTGCGGCAGATTGTCTAACATATTTCACCATTTGCCTAACACATTTGATAGATGGACCAACTTCTTTCATGCCATCTTGCACAATAAGATTCAAAATGTGAGCCATACATCTCACGTGAAGATGGTTACCACATTTCATGTTAGATCCCCAATTAACCATTTGTTTGTGTAACTCTTTCACCATGACATCATTAGAAGAAGCATTATCTACAGTTATAGTgattattttctccaatttccaaTCAAGCAAACACTTACTAATACAACGAGCCATTTCGTCACCCTTATGACTAGTAACAACTTCGAAAGTTTAAAATTCGTTTATGCAAGAGCCAATCACTATCAATAAAGTGTACTGTCAAACACATATAATTTATTATCTGTATAGAAGTCCATGTGTCTGTGGTTAGACAAACTCTCGGTGATGTTTCTTTTAAATACTTTATAAACTTTTGTCTCtcttcaccaaaaactacataACAATCCCTAATCACTGTTCTACGGGAGGGAACTCGGAATAAAGGTTGGGTTTTTTTTCATAAACTTCTTAAAACCTTCCTTTTcaacaaaatgaaaaggaagCTCATCAAGAATTAACATCTCAACTGAAGCCCTCCGAGATACCTCCTGATCAAAAGTCCAAGTTGCCCCATCAGCCTTTTCACCTTCGAATGGACAATTTAAATGTGATTGTTTGTACTTGGATCTGGAAGTGCTAGCCTTATTTGGATTTTTAGAACAGATTCTCAAATGATTTTTTAGTCCAGTTGTTTCATTTTTAGTTGAATAGCTAAGAGAAATTTACCACAATACTTGCATTTTGCTTTAGCAATTCCATCTTCGATAAGCTTATCACAATGCGGCCAAGCAGCAGATCTTGGTTCTatacctttcctcttcacagTCACTGGATGTTGTTCAACTTTCGGTGTTGAATCAAGAGACTCAGTAATAGGTGCGCTTCCACTGACATTGGCTGTTCGACTTGCTTCATCTTCCATCTAAACATAGAAGAGATTATAAATGTTATAAGACATAAATTGCAAGGGATTAAGTATCATTTCTACTTAACATAACATGGTCACtttattttacttgtttttacgCTTGCTGCAAAAAATGTCATGTAGCATGTTAATCCAACTCTTAAAGTATAAAGCTATTGAAGGCAAAAAAGAGCTTTTGAACTCAAGCTATTCTCACGAGTTTTAGCTCTTCTTTAATAGGGAAAACTTCCTAAGTGATAGATTAAGACTAACAAGCTATCTTGAGCAATTACATCAAACCAAAGACATGTTTTGAAGTAAAATAAATACTGTAATCAGCGCACAAAAGTCCAGCCAGGATAACTCAAACTCCATTTCAAGACACTCAAAATATCAAACTGGAGCATTGCTACCTCTCTTTAGGCACATCAGGATCAATCTCTCCCGACTAATTGACTATATCATGGAAACCCCATACTTAACCAACAACAACGACTACTAAGCCTCACTCCTAAACTAGTTCGGATCAACGATATCAATCAACTTTATCCATTATGTTATATTTGGGCATGTTTTGTTCCACTATTCCATAATTTGTTGACATACAAATCtctaaataaactaaaaaaagacTCCTGGAAAATACGAGACAAGATGTAAAGTAGGCCAACAGGATGAATCCTTAATCCAAACTAGTGAATACAACATACATGGACGAACCCCCAAGTTAAATCAATTCAAAATTATTATGAATCATCTAATACACACACAATAGAGCTTACTTCCATGTTAAACATCTAAATGAGTAAATTTGAATTCCCATTACAGCTACTGATGACCAATTAGGAaaacaaattaatcaaaaaagaAGGATATTTTCCCCCAAATCTCAGGCTTAACAGaataacttattttctttaatttaatttttctcaCCAGAAAAGCAAATCCCAACTGATCacacccaaaaagaaaaaagacaaaaaaaggagaaaatcttCAACCCATTTAATTGACCCACGTTTTCCCAAAAACGAAAGAGACAATTTTAACaaatatctttctttctttctctcccaaATACTACTGCTATGGATACTATCCATTCATATCTTTCTCtcccaaaaacaacaacaacgaagCATTGGAAGTgtaaaacaaaaccaaaaaatacAATACGGAAGCTATTAAAGAAGCTTAAATTAGTGAATCTCACCATTGTTTTCTCCTTGATTTAGCCTCAACAGGCGGCCGTGAGGAAGGAATGAGAAAAACCTAATGTGAGAAAAGAGACTTCGCAGTTGGAGCTGAGGTGATACCGTGATTAATGATTACCAGACTTGGGGAGATTTTGTGTGAAGTAGAACTGATGGGTGATGTGGCCGATGGGTATACAGTGTTAGGGATTTACTGTGAAGCACTGAAGGTGAAGTGAACTGATCGATGGATGATGGGTATTGGTATTTTTACTCCTTTAGGCTATTGGATTTTTGGATTTGGGCTGGACTAGAAATGCTTTTACAATGGGCCTTTAGCCCTTTACTCCTTTAGGCTATACAGTATTGGTATTAATTTTGGTATTTGATATTTACTGAATTACCGAACGGTATAATtgtaaataccgaataccgaaaccgaaatactaaattttatatttcagtACCGAACACCGAATCGAAAATTGAATTACCGAataccaaaataccaaaatagcCGGTTCAGTTCGGTAATTcgatttttgatattttatgcccagccctaccAGTGTTCACAAGGTCTAAGAAGGATTAGGACCCgcagaatttcattgatggacTCCAAAAAGTATTTCATGTGATTCATGCTACTGATACAAAGGCAACAGAATTTGGAGCTTTTCAGTTGATGTggcccatatttggtatgagacatGGGAACGGTCCCGAGGGGAGGATGCACTTCCtgctacttgggatgaatttgTAAACGTTTTTGTTGAGCACTTCATGCCAATCGAAGTCAGGG is a window of Lycium ferocissimum isolate CSIRO_LF1 chromosome 12, AGI_CSIRO_Lferr_CH_V1, whole genome shotgun sequence DNA encoding:
- the LOC132039507 gene encoding uncharacterized protein LOC132039507, whose amino-acid sequence is MAAPPNSKEGYSMITLPRVNDESDMENFTGKFQRMIRRDTRSIKRNFIPKQACDEYESIVSLMAKSDPDSEDEKVKNETDGRGGSVSSGNCKKGFILGVDNVGKTLAHAIENVYFVNGLKYSLLSVSQICDRRNEVKFLPCSCTVTSLKTGEMVLVSKRFKNVYVTDFGSQDRSDLTYLSAIEEDPELWHRRLGHASFLLLNKLAVKDLVRELPKVKLKDHNACIRRKQFDNFCIENGISHNFSAPRTPQQNGAVERKNRTLENMARTMLIASWVTKSFCAEAVNTTYHVINRCMIRSLLEKTPYELLNGRKPKLTYLRAFSCKCFILNNNKEALGKFDAKSDKGIFLEYSSYSKAYKVYNKRTQTEEESVHVIFDESSCQGDIRVTHDEEEDGVFPKFLDKDIEISNEKTELMNQIKLVDEENVDNSQ